The following coding sequences are from one Salvelinus namaycush isolate Seneca chromosome 23, SaNama_1.0, whole genome shotgun sequence window:
- the LOC120018619 gene encoding P2Y purinoceptor 3-like, with the protein MNGNNNFTLCPISDSYKRILLPLTYSLVFVLGLTLNGALLWVVCFRTRTWSCSVIYLTNLAVADLLYVLSLPLLIVSYAMDDVWPFGDIICKVVRFFFCTNLHCSMMFLMCISVHRFLGVCYPITALRFRTKNLAALTSGSVWVLVMLEISPTLVFAHTGFINNMTVCYEMTNPGQLYTYFPYDMFLDVVGFLVPFMIIIICYCSMMRVLYRAGRDNSQVGTENLNKSIRTILAVCLMFVLCFVPYHIARIVCLFIRVYVSSDCRVINLVMIGYKIWKPLVSFNSCANPLLYFLGSDRQRKKLWAQLFRSKMVHPAVCTVQPDIVPTVSGTARNQ; encoded by the coding sequence ATGAATGGGAACAATAACTTCACCTTGTGTCCGATCTCAGACTCGTACAAAAGGATCCTGCTCCCTCTGACCTACAGCCTGGTGTTTGTTCTGGGTCTGACCCTGAATGGAGCACTGCTGTGGGTGGTGTGCTTCCGTACCCGGACCTGGAGCTGCTCTGTCATCTACCTGACCAACCTGGccgtggctgacctgctgtacgtgCTGTCCTTGCCGCTGCTCATTGTCAGCTATGCCATGGATGACGTATGGCCCTTCGGTGACATAATCTGCAAAGTCGTCCGATTCTTCTTCTGTACGAACCTCCACTGCAGCATGATGTTCCTCATGTGCATCAGCGTGCACCGGTTCCTCGGTGTGTGCTACCCGATTACTGCACTCCGCTTCAGGACCAAAAACCTGGCTGCTTTGACGTCTGGCTCGGTTTGGGTCCTGGTGATGCTGGAGATATCACCAACCCTTGTGTTTGCCCACACCGGGTTCATCAACAACATGACGGTGTGCTATGAAATGACCAACCCTGGCCAGTTGTATACTTACTTTCCTTACGACATGTTTCTGGACGTGGTTGGATTTCTGGTACCTTTTATGATTATTATAATCTGTTACTGCTCAATGATGAGAGTGCTCTACCGGGCTGGAAGGGACAACTCACAGGTAGGGACAGAGAATCTCAACAAGTCCATACGCACCATTCTGGCGGTGTGCTTGATGTTCGTGCTGTGTTTTGTGCCTTATCACATTGCGCGGATAGTGTGCCTGTTCATACGCGTCTATGTATCCAGTGACTGTAGAGTCATCAACTTGGTGATGATCGGCTATAAGATATGGAAACCCCTGGTCAGCTTCAACAGCTGCGCAAACCCACTGCTGTACTTCCTGGGTTCGGACAGGCAACGGAAGAAGCTCTGGGCCCAGTTATTTAGGAGTAAGATGGTCCATCCCGCGGTGTGCACAGTACAGCCAGATATAGTACCCACCGTGTCTGGTACTGCCAGAAATCAGTGA
- the LOC120018620 gene encoding P2Y purinoceptor 3-like, with protein sequence MNGNNNFTLCPISDSYKRILLPLTYSLVFVLGLTLNGALLWVVCFRTRTWSCSVIYLTNLAVADLLYVLSLPLLIVSYAMDDVWPFGDIICKVVRFFFCTNLHCSMMFLMCISVHRFLGVCYPITALRFRTKNLAALTSGSVWVLVMLEISPTLVFAHTGFINNMTVCYEMTNPGQLYTYFPYDMFLDVVGFLVPFMIIIICYCSMMRVLYRAGRDNSQVGTENLNKSIRTILAVCLMFVLCFVPYHIARIVCLFIRVYVSSDCRVINLVMIGYKIWKPLVSFNSCANPLLYFLGSDRQRKKLWAQLFRSKMVHPAVCTVQPDIVPTVSGTARNQ encoded by the coding sequence ATGAATGGGAACAATAACTTCACCTTGTGTCCGATCTCAGACTCGTACAAAAGGATCCTGCTCCCTCTGACCTACAGCCTGGTGTTTGTTCTGGGTCTGACCCTGAATGGAGCACTGCTGTGGGTGGTGTGCTTCCGTACCCGGACCTGGAGCTGCTCTGTCATCTACCTGACCAACCTGGccgtggctgacctgctgtacgtgCTGTCCTTGCCGCTGCTCATTGTCAGCTATGCCATGGATGACGTATGGCCCTTCGGTGACATAATCTGCAAAGTCGTCAGATTCTTCTTCTGTACGAACCTCCACTGCAGCATGATGTTCCTCATGTGCATCAGCGTGCACCGGTTCCTCGGTGTGTGCTACCCGATTACTGCACTCCGCTTCAGGACCAAAAACCTGGCTGCTTTGACGTCTGGCTCGGTTTGGGTCCTGGTGATGCTGGAGATATCACCAACCCTTGTGTTTGCCCACACCGGGTTCATCAACAACATGACGGTGTGCTATGAAATGACCAACCCTGGCCAGTTGTATACTTACTTTCCTTACGACATGTTTCTGGACGTGGTTGGATTTCTGGTACCTTTTATGATTATTATAATCTGTTACTGCTCAATGATGAGAGTGCTCTACCGGGCTGGAAGGGACAACTCACAGGTAGGGACAGAGAATCTCAACAAGTCCATACGCACCATTCTGGCGGTGTGCTTGATGTTCGTGCTGTGTTTTGTGCCTTATCACATTGCGCGGATAGTGTGCCTGTTCATACGCGTCTATGTATCCAGTGACTGTAGAGTCATCAACTTGGTGATGATCGGCTATAAGATATGGAAACCCCTGGTCAGCTTCAACAGCTGCGCAAACCCACTGCTGTACTTCCTGGGTTCGGACAGGCAACGGAAGAAGCTCTGGGCCCAGTTATTTAGGAGTAAGATGGTCCATCCCGCGGTGTGCACAGTACAGCCAGATATAGTACCCACCGTGTCTGGTACTGCCAGAAATCAGTGA